Proteins encoded within one genomic window of Micromonospora halotolerans:
- a CDS encoding putative bifunctional diguanylate cyclase/phosphodiesterase: MAPARRPLSGRVGLVAAALVVLGEAVWLVAGLPGGALVSDVGAVAVSGWAAVACAGVARRHPAPLRRFWALLAATMILAALGRTVWTVERLGGHGLPHTPLVGALFTAGIVTGTAALLCSVAAPRSLVGQARTLLDGVIVGLALIPIGWVVVFRNLAAADLADPLRTFGLLYPMLDLMQLTILVAIAAPPRPVWRALTVIGIGLATRAVADAGYVSLVAHDSYAPGHPIDVCWPLSYLLMGLATRYPPPPSCAEEEETGESPLPPWWRVALPYLPVGGAIVAVVLARRPTGQTPHLIFLGMMALLGVLALRQGLAANENLRLVARLRRLAYSDQLTGLPNRLTFTRRLRRALRDDGPVAVLLLDLDGFKQVNDRFGHAAGDRLLRTIAERMTDATGRDGMIARLGGDEFAVLVAGDRPVPPERLALRLLAALEPLPGEEDLGVHPSASIGIAEYGPQHTSHTDLLRDADIAMYAAKAAGKSAYRTCTPQLRESAVTRAELIADLRRAVDEDQLLMEFQPIVDLSTGAVRSAEALLRWRHPRLGVLPPARFLPLAEETGLILAIDRWVIHEACRAAAIWRERSPEVTVAVNIAAAHLRRPDLIATVTGAVGAVGLPLRALTLELTESALIEGSEAVLDRLTQLRDLGVGIAIDDFGTGYSSLSYLHRIPATELKIDQSFVARLDADDARAYATVEMVNRLAGAFDLTVVAEGVETGGQHAAVTAIGCVHGQGWRYGRPVALPELLQTLTPVDAAR, encoded by the coding sequence GTGGCGCCGGCCCGTCGCCCGCTCTCCGGCCGTGTCGGGCTCGTCGCGGCCGCCCTCGTCGTACTCGGGGAAGCGGTGTGGCTGGTCGCCGGCCTGCCGGGCGGGGCCCTGGTCAGCGACGTCGGCGCGGTGGCGGTGTCGGGCTGGGCGGCGGTGGCCTGCGCGGGCGTGGCCCGGCGGCACCCGGCCCCGCTGCGCCGCTTCTGGGCGCTGCTCGCGGCCACCATGATCCTCGCGGCGCTCGGCCGGACGGTCTGGACGGTCGAGCGGCTCGGCGGGCACGGCCTGCCGCACACCCCGCTGGTCGGCGCGCTGTTCACCGCCGGGATCGTCACCGGCACCGCCGCGCTGCTCTGCTCCGTGGCCGCCCCGCGCAGCCTGGTCGGGCAGGCACGCACCCTGCTCGACGGAGTGATCGTCGGGCTGGCCCTCATCCCGATCGGCTGGGTGGTGGTGTTCCGCAACCTCGCCGCCGCCGACCTGGCCGATCCGCTGCGCACCTTCGGGCTGCTCTACCCGATGCTCGACCTGATGCAGCTCACCATCCTGGTGGCGATCGCCGCGCCACCCCGTCCGGTGTGGCGGGCGCTCACCGTGATCGGGATCGGCCTGGCCACCCGGGCCGTCGCCGACGCCGGCTACGTCTCCCTCGTCGCGCACGACAGCTACGCCCCCGGCCACCCGATCGACGTCTGCTGGCCGCTGAGCTACCTGCTCATGGGCCTCGCCACCCGGTACCCGCCACCGCCCTCCTGCGCCGAGGAGGAGGAGACCGGCGAGTCGCCGCTGCCGCCGTGGTGGCGGGTCGCCCTGCCCTACCTGCCGGTGGGCGGCGCGATCGTCGCCGTGGTGCTCGCCCGCCGGCCCACCGGGCAGACCCCGCACCTGATCTTCCTGGGCATGATGGCGCTGCTCGGGGTGCTCGCGCTGCGCCAGGGGCTGGCCGCCAACGAGAACCTGCGGCTGGTCGCCCGGCTGCGCCGGCTCGCGTACTCCGACCAGCTCACCGGCCTGCCCAACCGGCTCACCTTCACGCGGCGGCTGCGCCGCGCCCTGCGCGACGACGGCCCGGTGGCCGTCCTGCTCCTCGACCTGGACGGCTTCAAGCAGGTCAACGACCGCTTCGGGCACGCCGCCGGCGACCGGTTGCTGCGCACCATCGCCGAGCGAATGACGGACGCGACCGGCCGCGACGGGATGATCGCGCGGCTCGGCGGCGACGAGTTCGCCGTGCTGGTCGCCGGTGACCGGCCGGTGCCGCCGGAGCGGCTCGCGCTGCGGCTGCTCGCCGCCCTCGAACCGCTGCCCGGCGAGGAGGACCTGGGCGTGCACCCCTCGGCCAGCATCGGCATCGCCGAGTACGGCCCGCAGCACACCTCCCACACCGACCTGCTCCGCGACGCCGACATCGCTATGTACGCGGCGAAGGCGGCCGGCAAGTCCGCGTACCGGACCTGCACGCCGCAGCTGCGCGAGTCGGCGGTGACCCGGGCCGAGCTGATCGCCGACCTGCGCCGCGCGGTCGACGAGGACCAGCTGCTCATGGAGTTCCAGCCCATCGTCGACCTGTCCACCGGCGCAGTACGCAGCGCCGAGGCGCTGCTGCGCTGGCGGCACCCCCGGCTCGGCGTGCTCCCCCCGGCGCGGTTCCTGCCGCTGGCCGAGGAGACCGGGCTCATCCTGGCGATCGACCGGTGGGTCATCCACGAGGCGTGCCGGGCGGCGGCCATCTGGCGCGAGCGGTCCCCCGAGGTCACCGTGGCCGTCAACATCGCCGCCGCCCACCTGCGCCGGCCCGACCTGATCGCCACGGTCACCGGAGCGGTCGGCGCGGTCGGCCTGCCGCTCCGCGCGCTCACCCTCGAACTCACCGAGTCGGCGCTCATCGAGGGAAGCGAGGCGGTGCTCGACCGGCTGACGCAGCTCCGTGACCTCGGGGTCGGCATCGCCATCGACGACTTCGGCACCGGCTACTCCTCGCTGAGCTACCTGCACCGGATCCCGGCCACCGAGCTGAAGATCGACCAGTCCTTCGTGGCCCGTCTCGACGCCGACGACGCGCGGGCGTACGCCACGGTGGAGATGGTCAACCGGCTGGCCGGCGCGTTCGACCTGACCGTGGTGGCCGAGGGCGTGGAGACCGGCGGCCAGCACGCCGCCGTGACCGCGATCGGCTGCGTGCACGGCCAGGGCTGGCGCTACGGCCGCCCGGTCGCCCTGCCCGAGCTGCTCCAGACGCTCACCCCGGTCGACGCGGCCCGCTGA
- a CDS encoding GntT/GntP/DsdX family permease — translation MVTLLAAPAEPLTNAGDTQLVIAALLGIAAVVVLIAWGKVHPFLALILGAAVLGVVAGVSADKIVTSFSGGVGSTVGGVGLLIALGAMIGGMLAESGGADSIVERVVGRVSGGALPWAMAGVAALIGLPLFFEVGVVLLVPIVLLVSRRVDVPLIKIGIPALAGLSVLHGLVPPHPGPLVAIDALGANLGQTLALGLLVAIPTVIIAGPVFGNFIARYVPATAPEALLPTRQPLAAGGDRRPTRPGEGRLDADGDLVTEDDLVNPGTGRPGAPIDEPVGRRSRREPALWAAVVTVLLPVVLMLLRAIGELTLDEDTGGRKALDIIGTPIVALLAGVIFAMIFLGYRTGFSRGQVSGFLGGSLPAIAGILLIVAAGGGFKQVLVDAGVGNLVADAAKGANISPLLLGWLVAVGIRIATGSATVATITAAGIVAPLAATLNQPEVALLALAIGCGSLFFSHVNDAGFWLVKEYFGLTVGQTIKTWSVMETIISVVGFAGVLLLDLVL, via the coding sequence GTGGTCACACTGCTCGCCGCACCGGCGGAACCCCTCACGAACGCCGGTGACACCCAGCTCGTCATCGCCGCCCTGCTCGGCATCGCCGCGGTGGTGGTGCTCATCGCCTGGGGCAAGGTGCACCCGTTCCTGGCGCTGATCCTCGGCGCGGCCGTGCTCGGCGTGGTCGCCGGGGTCAGCGCCGACAAGATCGTCACCTCGTTCAGCGGCGGGGTGGGCTCCACGGTCGGCGGCGTCGGCCTGCTCATCGCGCTCGGCGCGATGATCGGCGGGATGCTCGCCGAGTCCGGCGGCGCGGACAGCATCGTCGAACGGGTGGTCGGCCGGGTCTCCGGCGGCGCGCTGCCGTGGGCCATGGCCGGGGTGGCCGCGCTGATCGGGCTCCCGCTCTTCTTCGAGGTCGGCGTGGTGCTGCTCGTGCCGATCGTGCTGCTGGTCTCCCGCCGGGTCGACGTGCCACTGATCAAGATCGGCATTCCGGCGCTGGCCGGCCTGTCGGTGCTGCACGGCCTCGTGCCGCCGCACCCGGGCCCGCTGGTCGCGATCGACGCGCTCGGCGCCAACCTCGGCCAGACCCTGGCCCTGGGCCTGCTGGTGGCGATCCCCACCGTGATCATCGCCGGGCCGGTCTTCGGCAACTTCATCGCCCGCTACGTGCCGGCCACCGCCCCGGAGGCGCTGCTGCCCACCCGGCAGCCGCTCGCCGCCGGCGGGGACCGGCGGCCGACCCGCCCCGGCGAGGGCCGGCTCGACGCCGACGGCGACCTGGTCACCGAGGACGACCTGGTCAACCCGGGCACCGGCCGCCCCGGCGCGCCGATCGACGAGCCGGTGGGCCGGCGCTCCCGCCGCGAGCCGGCGCTCTGGGCCGCCGTGGTCACCGTGCTGCTGCCCGTGGTGCTGATGCTGCTGCGGGCGATCGGCGAACTGACCCTCGACGAGGACACCGGCGGCCGGAAGGCGCTGGACATCATCGGCACCCCGATCGTCGCGCTGCTGGCCGGCGTCATCTTCGCGATGATCTTCCTGGGCTACCGGACCGGGTTCAGTCGCGGGCAGGTCTCCGGATTCCTCGGCGGCTCGCTGCCGGCGATCGCCGGCATCCTGCTGATCGTCGCCGCCGGCGGCGGGTTCAAGCAGGTCCTGGTCGACGCCGGGGTGGGCAACCTGGTCGCGGACGCCGCCAAGGGCGCGAACATCTCCCCGCTGCTGCTCGGCTGGCTGGTCGCGGTCGGCATCCGGATCGCCACCGGCTCGGCGACCGTCGCCACGATCACCGCCGCCGGCATCGTCGCGCCGCTCGCGGCGACCCTGAACCAGCCGGAGGTTGCGCTGCTGGCCCTGGCCATCGGCTGCGGGTCGCTGTTCTTCTCACACGTCAACGACGCCGGCTTCTGGCTGGTGAAGGAGTACTTCGGGTTGACCGTCGGCCAGACCATCAAGACCTGGTCGGTGATGGAGACGATCATCTCGGTGGTCGGCTTCGCCGGTGTGCTCCTGCTCGACCTGGTGCTCTAG
- a CDS encoding gluconokinase, with protein sequence MVEPTVVVGVDIGTTSTKAVAYDTGGRQLATHSIGYPLEEPRPGYAEQDPVRIFDAVVGAIRAVAEELRRPVAGLSFSTAMHSLIGLDADGTPLTPSVTWADSRASAQAERLRAVPSGLAIHRRTGTPVHPMAPLPKLVWFAEQQPTLHARVAHWVGIKDYVLLRLTGALVTDHSVASATGLMDIYRLAWDAEALRIASITEEQLPQLVPTTHVLPGLAAGAARATGLPADTPLVVGAGDGPLANLGLGAVHPGEVACSIGTSGAMRVMVERPGVDPLGGVFCYALTEHRWVVGGAINNGGIVLQWANEALAPELGEHAEEELLDLAAQAPVGSGGLIMLPYLLSERAPHWSALPRGAYVGLTHGHGRAHLVRAALEGVCQQLALVLASVRAAGNEVREIRASGGFARSPLWRQILADALGMPVRFPVGHEGSSFGAALLGMQALGLIESIEVAADLVRIEETVRPNPASAATYAALLPLFSELYDALVPTFASLRRLAPSLPPEPPPTAPPQ encoded by the coding sequence GTGGTCGAGCCGACCGTCGTCGTGGGGGTGGACATCGGCACCACCAGCACCAAGGCGGTCGCGTACGACACCGGTGGCCGGCAGCTCGCCACCCACTCGATCGGCTACCCCCTGGAGGAGCCGCGACCCGGGTACGCCGAGCAGGACCCGGTACGGATCTTCGACGCGGTGGTCGGGGCGATCCGCGCCGTGGCCGAAGAGCTGCGCCGGCCGGTCGCCGGCCTGTCGTTCAGCACCGCGATGCACAGCCTGATCGGGCTCGACGCCGACGGCACCCCGCTCACCCCGTCGGTGACCTGGGCCGACTCCCGGGCCAGCGCGCAGGCCGAGCGGCTGCGCGCCGTGCCGTCCGGGCTGGCCATCCACCGGCGTACCGGCACCCCGGTGCACCCGATGGCGCCGCTGCCCAAGCTGGTCTGGTTCGCCGAGCAGCAACCGACGCTGCACGCGCGGGTGGCGCACTGGGTGGGCATCAAGGACTACGTGCTGCTGCGGCTGACCGGGGCGCTGGTCACCGACCACTCGGTGGCCTCCGCCACCGGGCTGATGGACATCTACCGGCTGGCCTGGGACGCCGAGGCGCTCCGCATCGCCAGCATCACCGAGGAGCAGCTTCCGCAGCTCGTTCCCACCACCCACGTGCTGCCCGGCCTGGCCGCCGGCGCGGCCCGGGCCACCGGCCTGCCCGCGGACACCCCGCTCGTGGTGGGCGCCGGCGACGGGCCGCTGGCGAACCTGGGGCTCGGCGCGGTGCACCCCGGCGAGGTGGCCTGCTCGATCGGCACCAGCGGGGCCATGCGGGTGATGGTGGAGCGCCCCGGGGTCGACCCGCTCGGCGGCGTCTTCTGCTACGCCCTGACCGAGCACCGCTGGGTGGTCGGCGGCGCGATCAACAACGGCGGGATCGTCCTCCAGTGGGCCAACGAGGCGCTCGCCCCCGAGCTGGGCGAGCACGCCGAGGAGGAACTGCTCGACCTGGCCGCCCAGGCGCCGGTCGGCTCCGGTGGGCTGATCATGCTGCCGTACCTGCTCAGTGAGCGGGCGCCGCACTGGAGCGCGCTGCCCCGCGGCGCGTACGTCGGGCTGACCCACGGGCACGGCCGGGCGCACCTCGTGCGGGCCGCGCTGGAGGGGGTTTGCCAGCAGCTCGCCCTGGTGCTCGCCTCGGTGCGGGCGGCCGGCAACGAGGTACGCGAGATCCGCGCCAGCGGCGGTTTCGCCCGCAGCCCGCTGTGGCGGCAGATCCTCGCCGACGCGCTCGGCATGCCGGTGCGCTTCCCGGTCGGGCACGAGGGCTCCAGCTTCGGCGCCGCCCTGCTCGGCATGCAGGCGCTCGGCCTGATCGAGTCGATCGAGGTCGCCGCCGACCTGGTCCGGATCGAGGAGACGGTCCGCCCGAATCCCGCCTCCGCCGCCACGTACGCGGCCCTGCTACCGCTCTTCTCCGAGCTCTACGACGCGCTCGTCCCGACGTTCGCGTCGCTGCGGCGGCTGGCCCCGAGCCTGCCGCCGGAGCCACCACCCACCGCTCCTCCCCAGTGA
- a CDS encoding MerR family transcriptional regulator, which produces MAYTVGQVARAARVTVRTLHHYDEIGLLRPSGRTSAGYRRYDDRDLDRLQLIRYYRELGFPLDEIAEILDDPAADPAAHLRRQHELLSGRIGKLQEMVAAIERAMEARKLEIRLTPEERFEVFGDFDPDEHADEVERRWGDTEAYRQSQERASRYSKEDWLRNKAQNEDWGRRFAALMDSGAPADGPEAMALAEEHRQLITHWWYDCSYEIHTGLADMYVADPRFTEYFETIRPGMAAYLNEAIHANAISRA; this is translated from the coding sequence ATGGCGTACACGGTGGGTCAGGTGGCGCGGGCCGCCCGGGTGACGGTCCGGACGCTGCACCACTACGACGAGATCGGGCTGCTGCGGCCGAGCGGGCGCACGTCGGCGGGCTACCGCCGCTACGACGACCGCGACCTGGACCGCCTGCAGCTCATCCGCTACTACCGGGAGCTGGGGTTCCCGCTGGACGAGATCGCCGAGATTCTGGACGACCCGGCGGCCGACCCGGCGGCGCACCTGCGCCGGCAGCACGAGCTGCTGTCCGGGCGGATCGGCAAGCTCCAGGAGATGGTCGCGGCGATCGAACGCGCGATGGAGGCGAGGAAGTTGGAGATCCGATTGACGCCGGAGGAGCGGTTCGAGGTGTTCGGGGACTTCGACCCGGACGAGCACGCCGACGAGGTCGAGCGGCGCTGGGGGGACACCGAGGCGTACCGGCAGTCGCAGGAGCGGGCCAGCCGCTACTCGAAGGAGGACTGGCTGCGCAACAAGGCCCAGAACGAGGACTGGGGGCGGCGGTTCGCCGCGCTCATGGACTCGGGCGCGCCGGCCGACGGCCCGGAGGCGATGGCACTGGCCGAGGAACACCGCCAGCTCATCACCCACTGGTGGTACGACTGCTCCTACGAGATCCACACCGGGCTGGCCGACATGTACGTGGCCGACCCGCGGTTCACGGAGTACTTCGAGACGATCCGGCCCGGGATGGCCGCGTACCTGAACGAGGCGATCCACGCCAACGCGATCAGCCGGGCCTGA
- a CDS encoding putative quinol monooxygenase — MLIVAGTLYVDPAQRDAYLASCAEAVRAARSAPGCVDFAVSADLVEPGRINVYERWESDEQLLDFRGSGPDGEQAAMILGAEVHKFRISGVEAP; from the coding sequence GTGCTCATCGTTGCCGGCACCCTCTACGTCGACCCGGCCCAGCGGGACGCCTACCTGGCCTCCTGCGCGGAGGCCGTCCGGGCGGCCCGCTCGGCGCCGGGTTGCGTGGACTTCGCGGTCAGCGCGGACCTGGTCGAGCCGGGCCGGATCAACGTCTACGAGCGGTGGGAGTCCGACGAGCAATTGCTCGACTTCCGCGGCTCCGGCCCGGACGGGGAGCAGGCGGCGATGATCCTCGGCGCGGAGGTGCACAAGTTCCGCATCTCCGGCGTCGAGGCGCCGTGA